The genomic stretch GATCCCCACCACCAGGTAGGGGCTCCCCTGGTAGCTGATGCGCATCCGGGCCGCCTCGCCCGCCCCGACCGTCTCGCGCAGCTCGACGGGGATGTCGTCCCTTCCGAACTCGCCGGGGTCGCTGGCGTACCACTCGCCCCCGTAGAGCATGACCGGGAGCGCGCCCTCCGGAGTGGGAAGGGCGGTCAGGACCTGCTGGGTGTCCGATGCGTCGAGTTCGGCGTCGAGACGGTTGTTCAGCCGCTCGGCGTTCGAGATCGCCTGGGACACGGCGCTGTCCTCACGCTGGGAGAGGAGGTTCTCCCTGGTCAGCCCGAACGTCACGACGGACAGGACGGCGGAGAGGCCCAGCGCTCCCAACGCGAAGGTCAGGGTCAGCCGCGTGCGGAGCCCCAGGTGCCCCCAGCGGCGTCGGCGGCGCCCGGTGGGGAGGGGGACGGTCGCGGCCGTCCCCGGTCGCACCTCCGCGGTGACGGCGCGGGCCTGGACGTTCGACGTGGTGGTCACCGGGGAGGAGCCTACGGCTGGAGCTTGTAGCCGAGCCCCCGGACGGTCATCACGTGGCGCGGGTTGGCCGGGTCGACCTCGACCTTCATGCGCAGCCGGCGCACGTGCACGTCGACGAGGCGGCCGTCCCCGAAGTACCCGTAGCCCCAGACCCGCTCGAGCAGGACCTCCCGGCTGAAGACCCGGCCGGGGCTCGAGGCCAGCTCCACGAGGAGGCGGAACTCGGTCTTGGTGAGGTGGACCTCCTGGCCGCCGCGCAGCACGACACCCTCGTCCGGCACGATCTCGAGGTCGCCGAAGCGCAGGTGCGTGGCCGTCGGGTCGGCGGATCGGGCCCGCCGCAGCAGCGCCCGGATGCGCGCCGACAGCTCCTTCGGCGCGAACGGTTTGGTGAGGTAGTCGTCGGCACCGGCCTCGAGGCCGGCCACCACGTCGTGGGTGTCGGCCCGGGCGGTGACCATCACGATGGGGACGTCGCTCACCCTGCGGATCGACCGGCACACGTCGAAGCCGTCGATCCCCGGCAGCATGATGTCGATCAGGACGACGTCGCTCGGATCGCGGGTGAACGACTGCAGCGCTTCCTCGCCGGTGTCGGCCTCCTCGACGACCCAACCCTCGTCCTCGAGCGCCATCTTCACGGCGGTGCGGATCCGCTCGTCGTCTTCGACCGTGAGGATCCGGGTGCCCATGACACCCCTATCGTGCCCGATCCGTCCGCGAGATCCGCGCATCGGCGCAGGATTCGCCGGCTCACCTACCGGCGCAGCCGGCGGGCGAGGGGTTCAGACGTCGGCAGCGCCGAGACCGGCGAGCAGCTCACGGAGCGGCTCGAAGAGCGCCGGGGGCGCGGCGAGGCAGAAGTCGCCGTCGAGCGGCCCGCCGTCGAGGTCGCCGACACGCGCCCCCGCCTCGGACGCGATCAGGGCTCCGGCGGCGTGGTCCCAGGGGGCCAGACCCTTCTCGAAGTACGCGTCGACCCGGCCACACGCCACCGAGCACAGGTCGACCGACGCAGCGCCCATCCGCCGCACGTCACGGATGCGGGGGACGAGCTCTCGAAGGACGTCGGCCTGGTGGGCGCGACGCACCGGGTCGTACCCGAAGCCCGTCGCGACGAGCGCGTGCTGGAGCACCGTCTCGGTCGACACCGTGAGGGGCTCGCCGTTGCGGCGCGCACCCAGCCCGCGGCGTGCGGTGAACACCTCGCCGTGCAGCGGGTCGTGGACCACCCCCACCACGGCGCCCGTGGCCGTCCGCGCCGCGATCGAGACCGCGAACCCGGGGAAGCGGTAGAGGTAGTTCGTCGTCCCGTCGATCGGGTCGATCACCCACTCGATCCCCGACGTCCCCCGTCGCTCGGCGCCCTCCTCGCCGATGATCCCGTCGTCGGGGCGGACGGCGAGCAGCCGGTCGACGATCAGACGCTCGGCGGCGCGGTCCATCTCGGTGACCATGTCGGTGCTGGTGGACTTGGTCTCGACGGTCCGGGGACCGGGGAGCACCTCGACGAGGAGCGCGGCCGCCTCCGCGGCCACGTCGACGGCGAGCGTCAGCAGCGCCGCGGTGTCCGGGTGCTCTCCGGGGTCGGTCACTCAGCGCACCCGCGGGGGTGGTCCCGACGGGGCGGTCGGGGGCCGGCGACGGCCCTTCTCGTCCAGGCCGGGACCCGGGCCCCCGCGGGCCTGGATGGTGTGCCACTCGCCCATGGCCCGCAGGGTCAGCACGGCCACGACCGCCGTCCCCCCGGCGGCCACGACCGCCCCGAAGAGCCCGCCGAGCCCGGTGATCGCCGCGCAGTCGTCGCCGGTGCACTGCAGTTGGGCGACGCCGTAGCCGATGAAGGCGCCCGCCGCCCCGGCGAGGACGATGGCGACGAACGCGAGCACGCGGGCGCCCACCGACGGCAGGGCGGTGGGCGCCGCCGACGGGGCCGTCCCTCCGTCGGCCGACGCGTCGGGCCCGTCGCTGTCGCTCATCCGGCTCATGGTACCGAGCCACGTCGCCCGGGCCGTCCTCGCTCGCCGGGGCGCGGGTCGTACGATGGCGGCGTGAAGCCGCTCGTCGTCCTGCCGACCTACAACGAGGCGGAGAACATCGTCGAGGTCCTCGACCGCGTCCGTGAGGCCGTTCCGGAGGCCGACGTGCTCGTGGTCGACGACGCCAGCCCCGACGGCACGGCTGCACTGGCCGAGGACTGGGCGACCCGCCACGGAGGCGGACTGTCCGTTCTGCGGCGGGCGGGCAAGCAGGGCCTGGGATCGGCCTACCGGGCCGGCTTCGCACAGGGCCTCGCCCAGGGGTACGACGCGCTGATCGAGATGGACTCCGACCTCTCCCACGACCCGGCGGCGCTGCCCTCGCTGATCAGCGCCGTCGAGAACGGCGCCGACCTGGCCATCGGGTCGCGCTACGTCCCCGGCGGGAGCATCCCGGAGTGGCCGAAGTACCGGGAGTACTTGAGCAGGGGCGGGAACCGGTACGCCTCGCTCCTGCTCGGACTCCAGGTCCGCGACGCCACGGCCGGGTTCCGGTGCTACGCCTCGTCGATGCTCGCCCGGTTCGACCTCGACCGGGTCACCGCCGACGGCTACGGGTTCCAGATCGAGATGGCCTACGGCGTGGCCCGTCGCGGCGGGCGGATCGTCGAGGTGCCGATCAGCTTCACCGATCGCGTGCGGGGCACCTCGAAGATGTCGGGACGGATCGTCGTCGAGGCGTTGGTGCTGGTGACGTGGTGGGCGATCCGAGACCGCCTGTTGCACCGCAACCGACCTGTCGACGAGCCGGGCGGGACGGGCTCGTGACCCCGCGTCGTTCAAGGCGGGGTGCCGAGCGGCCGATGGGACGGCCATGACTCGCGCCACCCTGGCGGTCCTGCCGCCGAGCCGACTGGGCGAGCTCCTCGCCGCCGAGCGCCGGGGCTCCTCGCGGACGGTGGCCCAGATCGCCGAGGGCTCGCGGTTCACCGCCAGCGAGCTCGCGGCGATCGAGGCCGGGGATGCGACGATCGACCAGGACCGGCTCGAGGCGGTCGTCGTCGCGTACGGTCTGCGGCCCGACGACCTGCTCCCCGACCGCCACGAGGTCGTCGTCGACCTCGACCGCGGTGAGCTCCTCGTCGCCGAGCGTTCCGCAGCCCTCGACCCCGAGGCCCCCGCGCCCGACGAGGTGCTGGCGGCCTACCTGTCGCTGGTGTACGCCCTCCGCAACGCCGAGCCGGGTACACCCCTCGTGCTGCGCCGTCCGGACGTCGTCGTGCTGGCGCGGGCGCTGCGCCTCGCCGAGCCCGACGTCGAGTCCCGCCTCGTCGGGCTCATGGAGGAGCCCTCCCCGGCCGTCGAGGAGCTGCATCGCTCGCTGCGTCGTCGTCTCGCCGTTCCGGTGATCGGTGCGGCCGTGGCCGTCGTGGCGGTCGTCGGGATCGTCCTCGTCGTCCAGCGCGACGACGAGGCGCCCACGGCCCCCGCACCGACCACCCGTCCGGGTGCCGTCGAGTCACCGATCGACCCCGAGGTGTCCCTTCTCCCGCCCGTCTCGGTGACCCGGGAGAGCCCGCCGGGCGCCGGGGCCCCCGCCCCCTGAGTCCGGGAGCGGCGGCGGCCCCGCCGGTTCCCGCCCGGGGCGGGCCGGGACGCGCCATGCTGTGACCATGCGCGACTGGTTGGTGGCCGGGGCGGTCATCGAGGGCCCCGACGGCCTGTTGCTGGTGCGCAACCGTCGCGGTGACGGCCGTGTCGACTGGAGCCCTCCCGGCGGGGTCGTCGACCCGGGTGAGACCGTGGTCGAGGGCCTCACCCGTGAGGTCGCGGAGGAGACCGGGCTCGTCGTGCGGGAGTGGAGCCCCTTGCTCTACGAGATCGAGGCCGAGGCCCCCGACATGGGCTGGAGGCTCCGCGTCGAGGCCTACCGGGCGGTGGCCTGGGAGGGCGTGCTCACCGTCGACGACCCCGACGGGATCGTCGACGACGTCCGATGGGTGCCGGCGCCGCGGTGCGCCCACCACCTCGAGGGCGGCCCTCCCTGGGTCGCCGACCCGCTCCACGAGTGGCTCGCCGCGCCGTGGCCCGGTCGGCGCAGCTACGGCTACCGGGTGCTCGGCCGGACGGGCGCGTTGGAGGTCACCCGGCTGTGAGCCACCGGGACCACCCGACGATCATCCACGTCGACATGGACGCCTTCTTCGTCGCCGTGGAGCGCCTCGACCGGCCCGAGCTGCGGGGGCGGCCCGTCGTCGTCGGCGGGGACGGCCCCCGTGGCGTGGTGGCGGCGGCGTCGTACGAGGCCAGGGCGTTCGGGATCCACTCGGCGATGCCCTCCTCGCAGGCCCGGCGACGGTGTCCGCATGCGGTGTTCGTCGCCGGTCGTCACGACCGCTACGCCGAGGTGAGCGGCCGCGTGATGGGGATCTTCGCCGACGTGACCCCGCTCGTGGAGCCGCTCTCCCTCGACGAGGCCTTCCTCGACGTCGAGGGGTCCGAGCGGCGCATGGGCCCCGCGCCGGCCATCGCCGAGCACCTCCGCAGGCGCGTGCTGGTCGAGGAGGGGCTCACCTGCTCCGCGGGGGTCGCCACGACCAAGTTCGTGGCCAAGCTGGCCTCCCAGGCGGCCAAGCCGCGGGCCTCCGAGTCCGGACCGTTGCCGGGCGCGGGGGTCCGGGTCGTTCCCGGTGACGAGACGCTCGAGTTCCTGCACCCGTTGCCGGTGTCGGCGTTGTGGGGGGTCGGCCCCGCCACCCTCACCCGGATGGAGCGGCTCGGCGTCACCTCCGTGGGCGACCTCGCCCGCCTCGACGTCGAGGTCGTCGTGGCGGCCCTCGGGCGTGCCCAGGGCCGCCACCTGCACGACCTGGCCAACGGTCGCGATCCCCGGCCGGTGGTACCGGCCCGGCGCCCGAAGTCGGTCGGCCACGAGCAGACCTACGCCCGTGACCTGCACCGACGCGCCGACGTCGCCCGGGAGCTCACCGGCCTCAGCGACGCTGTCGCCGCCCGGTTGCGACGCCACCGCCTCGCCGGTCGCACCGTCACCCTCAAGGTTCGATTCGGCGACTTCCGGACCATCACCCGCTCGGTGACCAGCACGGCCCCCCTCGACGAGGGCCCGGCGGTGCTGCGGTCGGTCCGGGAGCTGCTCGAGGAGGTCGACACCAGCCAGGGGGTCCGCCTCCTCGGGGTCTCGGTCAGCGGGCTCACCGAGGGCGGCGTCCGCCAGCTGACCCTCGACGACGCCGACGGCCGACAGGGGTGGGCCGGCGCCAGTCGGACCGTCGACGAGATCCGCGAGCGCTTCGGCGCCGACGCCATCGGTCCGGCGGCGACGGTCGGGACCGATGGTCTCGACGTCAAGGGTCGCCACCGAAGGCAGTGGGGTCCCGCGGCCGACGACCCGATCTGATCGGCCCGGACGTCATCCGGGCGTCGGATGCCGTCCATCTCGAATTCGGCCGCCTGCGTTGTGGAACACGACGATTGGTGGGAAGATGGATTACCAGGGATCGAACCGGTGGACGGGACACGGCCTGTCGCTCCGACACCGGACCGAGAGCCAGTAGTGAAGGGGTGGACAGGTGCC from Acidimicrobiales bacterium encodes the following:
- a CDS encoding response regulator transcription factor, with translation MGTRILTVEDDERIRTAVKMALEDEGWVVEEADTGEEALQSFTRDPSDVVLIDIMLPGIDGFDVCRSIRRVSDVPIVMVTARADTHDVVAGLEAGADDYLTKPFAPKELSARIRALLRRARSADPTATHLRFGDLEIVPDEGVVLRGGQEVHLTKTEFRLLVELASSPGRVFSREVLLERVWGYGYFGDGRLVDVHVRRLRMKVEVDPANPRHVMTVRGLGYKLQP
- a CDS encoding inositol monophosphatase, which codes for MTDPGEHPDTAALLTLAVDVAAEAAALLVEVLPGPRTVETKSTSTDMVTEMDRAAERLIVDRLLAVRPDDGIIGEEGAERRGTSGIEWVIDPIDGTTNYLYRFPGFAVSIAARTATGAVVGVVHDPLHGEVFTARRGLGARRNGEPLTVSTETVLQHALVATGFGYDPVRRAHQADVLRELVPRIRDVRRMGAASVDLCSVACGRVDAYFEKGLAPWDHAAGALIASEAGARVGDLDGGPLDGDFCLAAPPALFEPLRELLAGLGAADV
- a CDS encoding polyprenol monophosphomannose synthase produces the protein MKPLVVLPTYNEAENIVEVLDRVREAVPEADVLVVDDASPDGTAALAEDWATRHGGGLSVLRRAGKQGLGSAYRAGFAQGLAQGYDALIEMDSDLSHDPAALPSLISAVENGADLAIGSRYVPGGSIPEWPKYREYLSRGGNRYASLLLGLQVRDATAGFRCYASSMLARFDLDRVTADGYGFQIEMAYGVARRGGRIVEVPISFTDRVRGTSKMSGRIVVEALVLVTWWAIRDRLLHRNRPVDEPGGTGS
- a CDS encoding NUDIX hydrolase; the protein is MRDWLVAGAVIEGPDGLLLVRNRRGDGRVDWSPPGGVVDPGETVVEGLTREVAEETGLVVREWSPLLYEIEAEAPDMGWRLRVEAYRAVAWEGVLTVDDPDGIVDDVRWVPAPRCAHHLEGGPPWVADPLHEWLAAPWPGRRSYGYRVLGRTGALEVTRL
- a CDS encoding DNA polymerase IV; translation: MSHRDHPTIIHVDMDAFFVAVERLDRPELRGRPVVVGGDGPRGVVAAASYEARAFGIHSAMPSSQARRRCPHAVFVAGRHDRYAEVSGRVMGIFADVTPLVEPLSLDEAFLDVEGSERRMGPAPAIAEHLRRRVLVEEGLTCSAGVATTKFVAKLASQAAKPRASESGPLPGAGVRVVPGDETLEFLHPLPVSALWGVGPATLTRMERLGVTSVGDLARLDVEVVVAALGRAQGRHLHDLANGRDPRPVVPARRPKSVGHEQTYARDLHRRADVARELTGLSDAVAARLRRHRLAGRTVTLKVRFGDFRTITRSVTSTAPLDEGPAVLRSVRELLEEVDTSQGVRLLGVSVSGLTEGGVRQLTLDDADGRQGWAGASRTVDEIRERFGADAIGPAATVGTDGLDVKGRHRRQWGPAADDPI